The following are from one region of the Stigmatella ashevillena genome:
- a CDS encoding alpha/beta fold hydrolase — protein MKEDSVIVLLHGSANGSYSWGRVRNALTSAGKTVFAPDMLGYGPSRPPGPAYGIEEEVAHLKQVLEGQGIGRFHLVTHSLGSMFGLHLRRALGERVTRLTLIDPVVVSVLREQGEEAGYAEMESQYQAFMGEAEPASAARFFVEHWSGRGTWNAMGDRARAVIVSLVPKLRLEMQVTRADPTGLAFFAEAPPPAEILIGEKTLVAPQATARQLARVFHAAPVVVPGAAHMIPLTHPEAVVGAVLSKGTP, from the coding sequence ATGAAGGAAGATTCCGTCATCGTCCTGCTGCACGGGTCGGCCAACGGCTCGTACTCCTGGGGCCGTGTTCGCAACGCCCTCACCTCCGCGGGCAAGACCGTCTTCGCCCCTGACATGCTGGGCTATGGCCCGTCACGGCCGCCCGGGCCTGCCTATGGCATCGAGGAGGAAGTCGCTCACCTGAAGCAGGTCCTCGAGGGGCAGGGCATCGGACGCTTTCACCTCGTCACCCATTCCCTCGGCTCGATGTTCGGTCTTCACCTGCGGCGGGCGTTGGGCGAGCGGGTGACGCGGTTGACGCTGATCGACCCGGTGGTGGTGAGTGTGCTGCGTGAGCAGGGGGAGGAGGCCGGCTACGCGGAGATGGAATCGCAGTACCAAGCCTTCATGGGCGAGGCCGAGCCTGCCTCGGCGGCGCGGTTTTTCGTCGAGCACTGGAGCGGCCGCGGCACCTGGAATGCCATGGGGGACCGGGCGCGGGCGGTGATTGTGTCCCTGGTGCCGAAGCTGCGGCTCGAGATGCAGGTCACCCGGGCGGACCCCACGGGCCTCGCCTTCTTCGCGGAGGCGCCGCCTCCGGCGGAGATTCTCATTGGGGAGAAGACGCTGGTGGCGCCGCAGGCCACCGCCCGGCAGCTTGCCCGGGTCTTTCACGCAGCGCCCGTCGTCGTTCCCGGGGCCGCCCATATGATTCCGTTGACGCACCCGGAGGCGGTGGTTGGCGCGGTGCTGAGCAAGGGTACGCCATGA
- a CDS encoding TetR/AcrR family transcriptional regulator, which produces MNQKTEQKQKSREAILASAATLLRERGITASSVSDVMKGAGLTVGGFYNHFDSKEALFAETIRSSASTLWNKLLASAKGDSPRERVGSVLSRYLSRVHRDQADPGCLLPNTVPEASREGEPYLSALEAELTGFVDSLGAMLGEDVGRREKALGLIALMYGALSLARAVRGTSLSDDVLQAAKKLGERALAAD; this is translated from the coding sequence ATGAACCAGAAGACGGAGCAGAAGCAGAAGTCTCGAGAAGCCATTCTCGCCTCGGCCGCCACGCTCCTGAGGGAGCGCGGCATCACGGCCAGTTCGGTCAGTGATGTCATGAAAGGCGCTGGCCTCACCGTCGGGGGCTTCTACAACCATTTCGATTCGAAAGAGGCGCTCTTCGCCGAGACCATCCGCAGTTCGGCGAGCACCTTGTGGAACAAGCTGCTGGCGAGCGCGAAGGGGGATTCTCCCCGGGAGCGCGTGGGGAGCGTGCTGAGCCGCTACCTCTCTCGCGTGCATCGCGACCAGGCGGATCCGGGGTGTCTGCTGCCCAACACGGTCCCTGAAGCATCCCGGGAAGGTGAGCCATACCTCAGTGCGCTGGAAGCGGAGCTGACCGGCTTCGTGGACTCGTTGGGCGCGATGTTGGGAGAGGATGTCGGCCGTCGGGAGAAGGCGCTCGGGCTGATTGCGTTGATGTACGGCGCGCTCTCGTTGGCCCGCGCCGTCCGGGGCACTTCGCTCAGCGATGATGTTTTGCAGGCGGCGAAGAAGCTGGGGGAGCGGGCGCTCGCTGCGGATTGA
- a CDS encoding SPFH domain-containing protein, with protein MGILQAMGLEIAGLGVGLFAGAVGWFVVRCVLTGFFSVDQSERAVKVRFGRAVRLAGEPTTKAGPVSEGLVRADEDRYVYPQVEVIPPGGPYFKWPWERVVKVSVATQTLNMAYDPESHDANEGGTVLEAVTKDQLNTGLTGQLRYRVSEQNLYAYLFAVKNPIAHVMGYFISILRERIASFEAPPPPVVEGTVQAVEATAVSGVSINDLRKNMRDLNEHMDRESRGSLSRYGIVLDASLITGIDPPPEVDSALAAINTAHNHVSSDISLAQAAADQKIVQSHRAVELETLKAQAEVEPLTALSAQLTLLKQSGPGALEAYLRNIRLGLFSKASQVVMGVKR; from the coding sequence ATGGGAATCCTTCAAGCAATGGGGCTGGAAATCGCGGGCCTGGGCGTCGGCCTCTTCGCCGGAGCGGTGGGCTGGTTCGTGGTGCGGTGTGTCCTCACGGGTTTCTTCAGCGTGGACCAGAGCGAACGGGCGGTGAAGGTCCGGTTCGGGCGCGCCGTGAGGCTGGCGGGGGAGCCCACGACGAAGGCCGGTCCGGTCAGCGAGGGGCTCGTGCGCGCGGACGAGGACCGCTACGTCTATCCGCAAGTGGAGGTCATTCCCCCGGGGGGGCCGTACTTCAAATGGCCCTGGGAGCGGGTGGTCAAGGTCTCGGTGGCCACCCAGACGCTCAACATGGCCTATGACCCCGAGTCGCACGATGCCAACGAGGGCGGCACGGTGCTGGAGGCGGTCACGAAGGACCAGCTCAATACCGGGCTCACCGGGCAGCTGCGTTACCGCGTCTCGGAGCAAAACCTCTACGCCTACTTGTTCGCCGTGAAGAACCCCATCGCGCATGTGATGGGCTATTTCATCTCCATCCTGCGCGAGCGCATCGCCAGCTTCGAAGCGCCCCCGCCGCCCGTGGTCGAGGGCACGGTGCAGGCGGTCGAGGCGACGGCCGTTTCCGGCGTCTCCATCAATGATCTGCGCAAGAACATGCGCGACCTCAACGAGCACATGGACCGTGAGAGCCGGGGCAGCCTGTCGCGCTATGGCATTGTCCTGGATGCCTCGCTCATCACCGGAATCGATCCGCCTCCGGAGGTGGACTCCGCGCTCGCGGCGATCAACACCGCGCACAACCATGTTTCGTCCGACATCAGCCTCGCTCAGGCCGCGGCGGACCAGAAGATCGTCCAGTCACACCGGGCGGTGGAGCTGGAGACCTTGAAAGCCCAGGCGGAGGTGGAGCCCTTGACGGCCCTGTCCGCCCAGCTCACCCTGCTCAAGCAGAGCGGTCCCGGAGCGCTGGAGGCCTATCTGCGCAATATCCGTCTGGGCCTCTTCTCCAAGGCAAGCCAGGTGGTGATGGGGGTGAAGCGATGA
- a CDS encoding SPFH domain-containing protein, with protein sequence MSGFVVGAVLGFLAMLMGVPIALGVCRMFGLYATVEERTCRVYVLLGQVVAVLDEPGLHFLWARLGWKALLVNWFGRCHVIDLRLDQQYLRSQPVNSEEGAPMGIGIWYEMFISDPLKYLFENADPRGSLASNVSNATVRCLSNMKLARMMESRHEMSRTVRAEVSPMSHAYGYRLGSVYIRKVHFRDQGMIRQIEEKVVNRLRQVTSAIRQDGANQVSILTSSADRQAAIEFAKAAALRPRIVGAALQRISQDPDVASAMFEILELQRLQEGSAKLTLIPEEQKSGLLAQMLVASPPVR encoded by the coding sequence ATGAGCGGCTTCGTGGTGGGTGCTGTCCTGGGTTTTCTCGCGATGCTGATGGGCGTCCCCATCGCGTTGGGGGTGTGCCGGATGTTTGGCCTCTACGCCACCGTGGAGGAGCGCACCTGCCGGGTCTATGTGCTGCTCGGCCAGGTGGTGGCGGTGCTGGATGAGCCCGGCTTGCACTTTCTGTGGGCCCGGCTCGGGTGGAAGGCGCTGCTGGTGAACTGGTTCGGACGCTGCCATGTGATTGATCTGCGCCTGGACCAGCAATACCTGCGCAGCCAGCCGGTGAACTCCGAGGAGGGCGCGCCCATGGGGATTGGCATCTGGTACGAGATGTTCATCTCGGATCCCCTCAAGTACCTGTTCGAGAACGCGGACCCCCGGGGCTCGCTGGCCTCCAACGTGAGCAATGCCACGGTGCGCTGTCTGTCCAACATGAAGCTCGCCCGCATGATGGAGAGCCGGCACGAGATGAGCCGCACGGTGCGCGCCGAGGTTTCCCCCATGTCCCATGCCTACGGCTACCGCCTCGGCTCGGTCTACATCCGCAAGGTGCACTTCCGCGATCAGGGGATGATCCGCCAGATCGAAGAGAAGGTCGTGAACCGGCTGCGGCAGGTGACTTCGGCCATCCGTCAGGACGGCGCCAACCAGGTGAGCATCCTCACCAGCTCCGCGGATCGCCAGGCCGCCATCGAGTTCGCCAAGGCGGCGGCCCTGCGTCCGCGCATTGTCGGCGCGGCCCTGCAGCGGATTTCCCAGGACCCGGACGTGGCCTCGGCCATGTTCGAGATTCTCGAGTTGCAGCGGCTCCAGGAGGGCTCCGCGAAGCTGACCCTCATTCCGGAGGAACAGAAGAGCGGCCTGCTCGCCCAGATGTTGGTGGCGTCGCCGCCGGTGCGCTGA
- a CDS encoding SDR family NAD(P)-dependent oxidoreductase, with protein sequence MNLELTGKTALVTGSSRGIGRAIAFALAREGARLCLSARNPEPLEQTATQLRAEGADVITAVGDVATPEGALAAVDATARAFGTVDILVNNVGGSGGAGSFEHATPKQWAEVLDRNLLAAVWCSQRAVETMRERGGCIVHINSIYGREYASSAPYTAAKAGLTALTKEMAIDLARYRIRVNGVAPGSILFPGGSWDRRQKAQPEKVEKMLREEMPWGRFGTPEEVADVVTFLCSERARWVTGATLPVDGGQGRAF encoded by the coding sequence ATGAACCTGGAACTCACCGGCAAGACGGCACTCGTGACGGGCAGCAGCCGCGGCATCGGGCGCGCCATCGCCTTCGCGCTGGCACGAGAGGGGGCTCGCCTCTGCCTGAGCGCCCGGAACCCGGAGCCCCTGGAGCAGACGGCCACGCAGCTTCGGGCGGAGGGCGCCGACGTCATCACCGCCGTGGGAGATGTGGCCACCCCGGAAGGCGCCCTGGCGGCGGTGGATGCCACCGCCCGAGCGTTCGGGACCGTGGACATCCTCGTCAACAACGTGGGCGGCAGCGGCGGCGCGGGCTCGTTCGAACACGCCACCCCCAAGCAGTGGGCGGAGGTCCTGGACCGCAACCTCCTGGCCGCCGTGTGGTGCAGCCAACGCGCCGTGGAGACCATGCGAGAGCGGGGCGGCTGCATCGTGCACATCAACTCCATCTACGGCCGGGAGTACGCCTCCAGCGCGCCCTATACCGCCGCCAAGGCGGGCCTCACCGCCCTGACCAAGGAGATGGCCATCGACCTGGCCCGCTACCGGATCCGCGTCAACGGCGTGGCCCCGGGCTCCATCCTCTTTCCCGGCGGAAGCTGGGACCGGCGCCAGAAGGCCCAGCCCGAGAAGGTGGAGAAGATGCTGCGCGAGGAGATGCCCTGGGGGCGGTTCGGAACTCCCGAGGAGGTGGCGGATGTCGTCACCTTCCTGTGCTCGGAGCGCGCCCGCTGGGTGACCGGAGCCACCCTCCCCGTGGATGGCGGCCAGGGCCGCGCTTTCTGA
- a CDS encoding DUF885 domain-containing protein, whose product MKVRSTLAVLWLLASACATSSSSLSSSSLSSSSRPPSAEDARFTALLEEDWERNLREYPTMATYVGDLRYNDRLTDESFEAIARRKQELQALSGRLKTVDRSRLSAAHQLNYDLFLRNVASGLEGQRFPEEYLPISQLGGVHDQMAELAQIAPKRTVKDIQDFVKRLRAVPLMVDQSIALMRKGLEAGVTPPRVTLRDVAGLIRNQIVESPEQSPVYRALFEGFPPSLKEEEPRLRAEVATALREAVVPSYRKLLAFFEADYYPRARESIAMSALPDGAAWYAYRVKEMTTTDLSPEAIHQLGQAEVKRILTEMEKVKEEAGFKGSVQQFAQFLLKEPRFAFRSREELLMTYRDLTKRLDPALPKLFRTLPRLTYGVLPVPAYSEKTVPAGYYMPGSLEAGRAGYFFVNTYDLPSRSKWMVDALVLHETVPGHHFQVSLAQEQGEVPSFRRHGFYGAFVEGWGLYAESLGYELGVYQDPYAKFGRLASEMLRAIRLVVDTGLHSQGWTREQALAFFRENSGEPEHDIVVEVDRYIVNPGQALCYKVGELKIQELRAWAARELGPRFDVRTFHDVVLRSGALPLPVLERHVKAWGAQAQTAP is encoded by the coding sequence ATGAAAGTCCGTTCCACGTTGGCTGTGCTGTGGCTGCTGGCTTCGGCCTGCGCCACCTCGTCTTCGAGCCTCTCGTCTTCGAGCCTCTCGTCTTCGAGTCGTCCCCCCTCCGCCGAGGATGCTCGCTTCACGGCGCTCCTGGAGGAGGACTGGGAGCGCAACCTTCGCGAGTACCCCACGATGGCCACGTATGTGGGGGACCTGCGCTACAACGACCGGTTGACGGATGAGTCGTTCGAGGCCATCGCTCGCCGCAAGCAGGAGCTTCAGGCGTTGTCCGGGCGTTTGAAGACGGTGGACCGCTCTCGTCTGTCCGCGGCCCATCAGCTCAACTACGATCTCTTCCTGCGGAATGTGGCGTCTGGCCTCGAAGGGCAGCGGTTTCCCGAGGAGTACCTGCCGATCAGCCAACTGGGCGGTGTCCATGACCAGATGGCGGAGCTGGCGCAGATCGCTCCCAAGCGCACCGTGAAGGACATCCAGGACTTCGTGAAGCGCCTGCGCGCGGTCCCCCTCATGGTGGATCAATCCATCGCGTTGATGCGCAAGGGGCTGGAGGCCGGGGTGACGCCCCCTCGGGTGACGCTGCGAGACGTGGCGGGCCTCATCCGCAATCAGATTGTCGAGTCGCCCGAGCAGAGCCCTGTCTATCGGGCGCTCTTCGAGGGGTTCCCGCCCTCCTTGAAGGAAGAGGAGCCACGGCTGCGCGCGGAGGTGGCCACGGCCCTTCGCGAGGCAGTGGTGCCCTCCTACCGGAAGTTGCTGGCCTTCTTCGAGGCCGACTATTACCCGCGGGCCCGCGAGTCGATCGCCATGTCCGCGCTGCCGGACGGGGCCGCCTGGTACGCCTACCGGGTGAAGGAGATGACCACCACGGACCTCTCGCCCGAGGCCATCCACCAACTGGGGCAGGCGGAGGTGAAGCGCATCCTCACGGAGATGGAGAAGGTGAAGGAGGAGGCTGGCTTCAAGGGCTCGGTGCAGCAGTTCGCCCAGTTCCTGCTCAAGGAGCCGCGCTTCGCCTTCCGCTCGCGCGAGGAGCTGTTGATGACGTACCGGGACCTGACCAAGCGCCTGGACCCAGCGCTGCCCAAGTTGTTCCGCACGCTCCCGCGCCTCACCTACGGCGTCCTACCGGTCCCTGCGTACTCGGAGAAGACGGTGCCCGCGGGCTACTACATGCCGGGCTCGCTGGAGGCGGGCCGCGCTGGGTACTTCTTCGTCAACACCTATGACTTGCCCTCCCGGTCCAAGTGGATGGTGGACGCGCTGGTGCTGCACGAGACCGTGCCAGGACACCACTTCCAGGTCTCCCTCGCGCAGGAGCAGGGCGAGGTGCCCTCGTTCCGGCGCCACGGCTTCTATGGCGCGTTCGTCGAGGGCTGGGGCCTCTATGCCGAGTCCCTCGGCTACGAATTGGGCGTGTACCAAGACCCGTACGCGAAATTTGGTCGGCTGGCCTCGGAGATGCTGCGCGCCATCCGGCTCGTGGTGGACACGGGACTCCACTCTCAGGGGTGGACCCGGGAGCAAGCCCTCGCGTTCTTCCGGGAGAATTCGGGCGAGCCCGAGCACGACATCGTCGTCGAGGTGGACCGGTACATCGTCAATCCCGGGCAGGCCCTCTGCTACAAGGTGGGAGAGCTGAAAATCCAGGAGCTGCGCGCCTGGGCCGCCCGCGAGTTGGGCCCCCGGTTCGATGTGCGCACCTTTCACGACGTGGTGCTCCGCTCCGGCGCGCTGCCCCTGCCCGTCCTGGAGCGCCACGTGAAGGCCTGGGGGGCTCAGGCACAAACCGCACCCTGA
- a CDS encoding serine/threonine-protein kinase, with product MNGSARTGTHAPSGWTPWGLQGGSSGSQDLPTLSVGGPSESRPLEKGLFAERYVLRRVIGSGGMGTVYQAWDELCGQSVALKVLEATGPRNPGAQERFRREAKLARRISHPNVARVFELGSAQGRSFLTMEYVEGEDLRTLLAREGSLSAVRAARLAVEVCAGLEAAHHASVAHRDLKPANVLVERGGRVVLTDFGIARALEDSPEEGLTRIHGLVGTPQYMAPEQLTEGKVDGRTDLYAVGLLLYEMLVGQPAFAQSTSLKAAFERMGAPPPDPRDRREVPAELAQVVRGCLAVSPAERPANARAVTRTLEAWLTGERV from the coding sequence ATGAATGGAAGCGCTCGAACAGGCACGCATGCTCCCAGTGGGTGGACGCCTTGGGGGCTGCAAGGGGGTTCCAGTGGTTCTCAGGATCTGCCCACGCTGAGCGTGGGGGGGCCCTCCGAGAGCCGTCCGTTGGAGAAAGGGCTCTTCGCCGAGCGGTACGTGCTCCGGCGGGTGATTGGCAGTGGGGGAATGGGGACGGTGTACCAGGCGTGGGATGAGCTGTGCGGGCAGTCCGTGGCGCTGAAGGTGTTGGAGGCCACGGGGCCGCGCAACCCTGGGGCGCAGGAGCGCTTCCGCCGCGAGGCCAAGCTGGCGCGGCGCATCTCCCATCCCAATGTGGCCCGCGTGTTCGAGCTGGGCAGCGCCCAGGGGCGCTCCTTTCTCACCATGGAGTATGTGGAGGGGGAGGACTTGCGGACCTTGCTGGCGCGGGAGGGAAGCCTCTCCGCGGTGCGAGCGGCGCGGCTGGCGGTGGAGGTGTGCGCCGGGCTGGAGGCCGCGCACCATGCCTCGGTGGCCCACCGGGACTTGAAGCCGGCCAATGTGTTGGTGGAGCGGGGCGGGCGGGTGGTGCTGACGGACTTCGGCATTGCCCGGGCCCTGGAGGATTCGCCCGAGGAGGGGCTGACGCGCATCCATGGATTGGTGGGCACCCCCCAGTACATGGCGCCCGAGCAGCTCACCGAGGGCAAGGTGGATGGGCGCACGGACCTGTATGCGGTGGGCCTGCTGCTGTACGAGATGCTGGTGGGGCAGCCCGCGTTTGCCCAGTCCACCTCCCTCAAGGCCGCGTTCGAGCGGATGGGCGCCCCGCCTCCGGATCCACGCGACCGCCGCGAGGTGCCCGCGGAGCTCGCGCAGGTGGTGCGCGGGTGCCTGGCGGTTTCCCCCGCGGAGCGGCCTGCGAATGCCCGGGCGGTGACCCGGACGCTGGAGGCGTGGTTGACCGGCGAGCGCGTGTAG
- a CDS encoding TauD/TfdA family dioxygenase: protein MPITRIEPHDEFLRIHFAPGESPRHADFHWFWLRHNSELDRHPITQERIVCSSELPLDPEPRSVRIAEGVDALDIDWGQRDDGKVSRYATEWLRAHAYAADRDSAPAPPSDSESVTVDFARLEEPLGPKVLRALEQQGLLIVRGYGQDTEALIETICKEGLSVIETHFGRIEDLRTDNTTNRNTDQLGYTDSAVQLHTDQPFLDRPPRYQLLHSQRPAETGGENFAVDALAAARYLAEVDRPAFELLRTVPVTFHRKQKAFERVLVSPILDFDAPGGFRVRYSYFTLAPHRRPFAEMEAWYRAYNRFAKLVRDERHQYRFLLQSGDFLIYDNWRMLHARTSFTGARWVRGVYFDKAR from the coding sequence ATGCCCATCACCCGCATTGAGCCGCACGATGAGTTCCTGCGCATCCACTTCGCTCCTGGCGAGAGCCCTCGCCATGCCGACTTCCACTGGTTCTGGCTGCGGCACAACTCCGAGCTCGACCGTCACCCCATCACCCAGGAGCGCATCGTCTGCTCGTCGGAGCTTCCGTTGGATCCCGAGCCCCGGAGCGTGCGCATCGCCGAGGGCGTGGACGCGCTCGACATTGATTGGGGCCAGCGTGACGACGGGAAGGTGAGCCGCTACGCCACCGAGTGGCTCCGGGCACACGCCTACGCGGCCGACCGGGATTCCGCGCCCGCGCCGCCCTCCGACAGTGAGTCGGTCACCGTGGACTTCGCCCGTCTTGAGGAGCCGCTCGGGCCGAAGGTTCTCCGCGCCCTGGAGCAGCAGGGCCTGCTCATCGTCCGGGGCTATGGCCAGGACACCGAGGCCCTCATCGAGACAATCTGCAAGGAGGGGCTCTCCGTCATCGAGACCCACTTCGGCCGCATCGAGGACCTGCGCACCGACAACACCACGAACCGCAACACGGACCAGTTGGGCTACACCGACAGCGCCGTTCAGCTCCACACGGATCAGCCCTTCCTCGACAGGCCGCCGCGTTACCAGTTGCTGCATTCGCAGCGGCCTGCGGAGACGGGAGGCGAAAACTTCGCGGTGGATGCACTCGCTGCGGCCCGGTACCTCGCCGAGGTGGATCGTCCGGCGTTTGAGTTGCTGCGCACGGTGCCGGTGACGTTCCACCGCAAGCAGAAGGCCTTCGAGCGGGTGCTCGTGTCGCCCATCCTCGACTTCGACGCACCGGGAGGGTTCCGGGTCCGCTACAGCTACTTCACGCTCGCGCCGCACCGGCGGCCCTTCGCGGAGATGGAGGCGTGGTACCGCGCGTACAACCGCTTCGCCAAACTGGTGCGTGACGAGCGCCATCAGTACCGGTTTCTTCTCCAGTCGGGCGACTTCCTCATCTATGACAATTGGCGAATGCTCCATGCGCGCACGTCGTTCACGGGTGCG